Part of the Niallia alba genome is shown below.
AGTTCTACAATATCTCCATTTTGGGCTTCTAATAGCATTAAAGCTAAATTAGCTCCAAGACTAAAGTTCTTTTTTTCGCTGCCGATAATGAGCCCTTTATATGCTTCTGACTCTACTTTTTCTATCGATTTTTCAATCATCGAAAGGATATCCATACCAATGCTCATATTTGAACTGTGTAATTCAAGTAATAATACGCCATCCCCTATATCGATTAAACTTGCTCCATTATTAGAAAGAAGTACGCCTCTTCGCTTTTTACTTTCTTGAATATCTATTTGGTCTACACTTTTGGGAATAGGCAAATATTCCCCTTGATGATAATAATGAATGACACCATTCACTTCTTTATAAAATTGCTCAAAACCAGCATTCATCATTTCTTTAATCCATTTAGGAATATCCATTGACTCTTCTTCCATCCGCTTCACTGTATCTTTTAAAGATAATTCATCCCATAAGCGAAACGGTCCATTTTTCCAATTGAATCCAGACTGAACAGCTTGATCTATTTCAAAAATAGAGTCGGTGATTTCTCCGACCATTTTTGCAGAATAAAGTAAAAATGGTGCAATTCCTTTCCAAAGAAATTGTCCTTTTTTATTTGGTTCTTGCAAAAACAAAGTCAGTGATTTACCTTCTGCTTTCTCTTTCATTCGAGTTAGCTCTTTGTATGTCATTGTATGGTAATCTAATACTTTTAGTCCTTCTTTCGTTTTTTGATAAAATCCCTTTTTCGTCTTTCTACCGAGCATTTTCTTCTTAATCATTTCATCTAACAATGCTGGGGGTTTAAATGTCTCTATTTCTTCTGGATTCTTCATTTTTCCTTTCATGTTTTGGATTACCTGATAAAATGTGTCTAGCCCTACCATATCTAAAGTATGGAAAGTAGCACTTTTAGGCCGGCCAATAAGTGGACCAGTTAATTGATCTACTTCCTCAATCGTTAAGTCAGCTTTTATCATTTCGTTAACAATATTTAAAAAAGCATAGGAACCAATACGATTAGCAATAAAATTAGGGGTATCACTTGCTTTTACTACCACTTTTCCTAACGTTTCTTCCGCAAATTCACTTATGGTTTTGACAACAATCGGGGCTGTTTCTTTTGTAGGAATTATTTCAAGTAATGTAATATACCGAGGCGGATTAAAAAAGTGTGTACCTAAAAAATGTGCTTGGAAATCAGGAGAAAGATTTTCTTTCATTTTATTTATTGATATACCGGAAGTATTACTACTTACGATAGAGCCTTTTTTTCTAAGTTGATCTATCTTTTTAAAGAGCTCTTTTTTTATGCTAATATCTTCAATAATTGCTTCCACTATCCAATCTACATCCTGTAATAAAGCGAAATCATCTTCTAGATTTCCTATCGTTAATTTTGATAAATTATGGACGGAGGTGAGTGGACTTGGCAAATCTGTTTTCATTCTTTCGACGGCCCGCTGAACAAATCGATTTCTTACCACCTTATCCTCTATTGTTAACCCCTTTTCTTTTTCTTCTTCTGTTAGCTGATTTGGCACAATATCCAAAAGAATCGTCGCTATCCCAGCATTAAGAAACTGTGCTGCAATCGCTGCACCCATTACTCCAGAACCAATAACCGCAGCAGATTTTATCTCTTTCACCTTACATCCTCCTTGAAAATTAGATTAAATGGAATTTTCTAAGTTTAAATGACTATTTATTGACTCATTGATTTTTCATACGTACATATGACTTTTAACAAGTCTGTACATAAACAGCTATAACAAACAATATATTCATTTATTTCTCCAAGCTGAGCACTCATTAAATAAGAAAAATAGGAAATGCTAGTATGGAATAAGAAAAGGGAGGTGAATAGAAAGATGGCTCGTCTTAAAAAGAACCCTTCTAAAGCAGGAGTTAGTGCAGCAAGTGTTAAAGGAAATGCTGGTCCAACCGTTGAAAATGATGGTGGTGGAAAAGTTAATAGTCAAAATAATCAATATAAAAAGCAATAGATTTT
Proteins encoded:
- a CDS encoding 3-hydroxyacyl-CoA dehydrogenase/enoyl-CoA hydratase family protein; amino-acid sequence: MKEIKSAAVIGSGVMGAAIAAQFLNAGIATILLDIVPNQLTEEEKEKGLTIEDKVVRNRFVQRAVERMKTDLPSPLTSVHNLSKLTIGNLEDDFALLQDVDWIVEAIIEDISIKKELFKKIDQLRKKGSIVSSNTSGISINKMKENLSPDFQAHFLGTHFFNPPRYITLLEIIPTKETAPIVVKTISEFAEETLGKVVVKASDTPNFIANRIGSYAFLNIVNEMIKADLTIEEVDQLTGPLIGRPKSATFHTLDMVGLDTFYQVIQNMKGKMKNPEEIETFKPPALLDEMIKKKMLGRKTKKGFYQKTKEGLKVLDYHTMTYKELTRMKEKAEGKSLTLFLQEPNKKGQFLWKGIAPFLLYSAKMVGEITDSIFEIDQAVQSGFNWKNGPFRLWDELSLKDTVKRMEEESMDIPKWIKEMMNAGFEQFYKEVNGVIHYYHQGEYLPIPKSVDQIDIQESKKRRGVLLSNNGASLIDIGDGVLLLELHSSNMSIGMDILSMIEKSIEKVESEAYKGLIIGSEKKNFSLGANLALMLLEAQNGDIVELQIAVRRFQQAMKRIKYCQKPIVAVPYQRTLGGGAEICLAASKVQASLETYIGLVETGVGLIPGGGGTTELYCNKIKQYQNPSQEEILQLTAEIFQTVLTAKVATSAAHAKELGFLTNKDGITNNVRFLLRDAKKAVLQLANEQYQPQQKEKIVVAGTVGYEFLMKEIKKLGKLGFISEYDAFIASNLATVLTGGKVECGTLVEEDYLLDLEREAFIRLIQEQETQKRMLHLLQTGKPLLARKKI
- a CDS encoding YuzL family protein; translated protein: MARLKKNPSKAGVSAASVKGNAGPTVENDGGGKVNSQNNQYKKQ